In the Camelus ferus isolate YT-003-E chromosome 34, BCGSAC_Cfer_1.0, whole genome shotgun sequence genome, one interval contains:
- the CAPRIN2 gene encoding caprin-2 isoform X1 translates to MVQLSPSPFGYQSPSGRSEEGKEGTMKSARPQVNHSHHGESQRALSPLQPALSSATSPSQAYETYIDNGLICLKHKIRNIEKKKLKLEDYKDRLKNGEHLNPDQLEAVEKYEEVLHNLEFAKELQKTFSGLSQDLLKAQKKAQRREHMLKLEAEKKKLRTVLQVQYVLQNLTQEHVQKDFRGGLNGAVYLPLKELDYLIKFSKLTCPERNESLSVEDQMEQSSLYFWDLLEGSEKAVVGTTYKHMKDLLSKLLNSGYFESIPVPKNAKEKEVSLEEEMLIKSEKKKQLLKTESVKESESLMELAQPEIQPQEFLNRRYMTEVDYSSKQDEEQPWEADYARKPNLPKCWDMLTEPDGQEKKQESFKSWEASVKHPEVSKPAGSLEQRKQEIPKLRSALQEEQRKQDVSKAKPTPSQWKQEAPKPKAGYSQEESKKQETPKPWPVQLQKDQDPKKQTPKSWAPSVQSEQNVTKSWTTPVCEDQDARQPETPKSWENNAESQKHPLPPQSQISPKSWGVATASLIPNDQLLPGKFNTEPKDVPKPMHQPVGSSSALPKDPVLRKEKLQDLMTQIQGTCNFMQESILDFDKPSSAIPSSQPPSATPGSPVASTEQNLSNQSDFLQEPLQAASSPVTCSSNACLVTTDQASSGSETEFMTSEAPEAAVPPSKQPPSLASPNPPMSKGSEQGFQSPPASSSSVTINTAPFQAMQTVFNVNAPLPPRKEQEIKEPPYSSGYNQSFTTASTQTPPQCQLPAIHVEQTVLSQETASYPDGTIQVSNGSLAFYPAQTNVLPRPSQPFVSSRGSVRGCSRGGRLLTNSYRSPGGYKGFDTYRGPPSISNGNYSQLQFQAREYPGTPYTQRDNFQQCYKRGGTSGGPRANSRAGWSDSSQVSSPERDNETFNSGDSGQGDSRSMTPVDVPATNPAATILPVHVYPLPQQMRVAFSAARTSNLAPGTLDQPIVFDLLLNNLGETFDLQLGRFNCPVNGTYVFIFHMLKLAVNVPLYVNLMKNEEVLVSAYANDGAPDHETASNHAILQLFQGDQIWLRLHRGAIYGSSWKYSTFSGYLLYQD, encoded by the exons ATGGTGCAactctctccatctccttttgGTTACCAGTCACCTTCAGGCCgttcagaggagggaaaagaggggacTATGAAGTCGGCCAGGCCCCAGGTGAACCACAGCCACCATGGGGAAAGCCAGAGGGCCTTGAGCCCCTTGCAGCCTGCTCTCAGTTCCGCCACCTCTCCTTCCCAAGCATATGAGACGTACATTGATAATGGACTCATATGCCTTAAACACAAAATTAGAAACATCGAGAAAAagaag CTCAAACTGGAAGATTACAAGGATCGCCTGAAAAATGGAGAGCATCTGAATCCAGACCAGCTG GAAGCAGTTGAGAAATATGAAGAAGTGCTGCATAACTTAGAATTCGCCAAGGAGCTTCAGAAAACCTTTTCTGGACTGAGCCAAGAT CTACTTAAAGCGCAGAagaaggcccagagaagggagcaCATGCTGAAACTCGAGGCTGAGAAGAAAAAGCTTCGCACTGTGCTTCAAGTTCAGTACGTGTTACAGAACTTGACACAGGAGCACGTGCAGAAAGACTTCAGAGGGGGCTTGAATGGTGCAGTGTATTTGCCTTTAAAAGAACTTGACTACctcattaaattttcaaaactgacctgtcctgagagaaatgaaagtctGAG TGTTGAAGACCAGATGGAGCAGTCATCCTTGTACTTTTGGGACCTTTTGGAAGGTAGTGAGAAAGCAGTGGTAGGAACGACAT ACAAACACATGAAAGATCTGCTGTCTAAATTGCTGAACTCAGGCTATTTTGAAAGTATCCCAGTTCCAAAAAATGCTAAGGAAAAAGAGGTATCATTGGAGGAAGAAATGCTaataaaatcagagaagaaaaaacaactgTTGAAGACTGAATCTGTTAAAGAGTCAG AGTCCCTTATGGAACTTGCACAGCCAGAGATACAACCACAAGAG TTTCTTAACAGACGCTACATGACAGAAGTAGATTATTCAAGCAAACAAGATGAAGAGCAACCTTGGGAAGCAGATTATGCTAGAAAACCAAATCTCCCCAAATGCTGGGATATGCTTACTGAACCAGATGGTCAGGAGAAGAAGCAGGAATCCTTCAAGTCCTGGGAGGCTTCTGTTAAGCACCCTGAGGTATCAAAGCCTGCAGGCTCCTTAGAACAGAGGAAACAGGAGATCCCAAAACTCAGGTCCGCTCTGCAGGAAGAGCAGAGGAAGCAGGACGTCTCGAAAGCCAAGCCGACCCCTAGCCAGTGGAAGCAAGAAGCGCCTAAACCCAAGGCTGGATATAGTCAGGAGGAATCAAAGAAGCAGGAGACACCAAAGCCCTGGCCCGTTCAGCTGCAGAAAGATCAGGATCCAAAGAAGCAAACTCCGAAGTCTTGGGCGCCTTCTGTGCAGAGTGAACAGAATGTCACCAAGTCATGGACCACTCCCGTGTGTGAAGACCAGGATGCAAGACAGCCAGAGACTCCAAAATCCTGGGAAAACAATGCTGAGAGTCAGAAACACCCTTTACCACCACAGTCACAGATTTCTCCAAAGTCCTGGGGGGTAGCTACCGCAAGCCTCATACCAAATGACCAGCTGCTGCCTGGGAAGTTTAATACAGAACCCAAAGAT GTGCCTAAGCCCATGCATCAGCCTGTAGGttcttcctctgcccttcccaAGGATCCAGtactgaggaaagaaaaactgcaggatctgATGACCCAGATTCAAGGAACTTGTAACTTTATGCAA GAATCTATTCTGGATTTTGACAAACCTTCAAGTGCAATTCCATCGTCACAGCCGCCTTCAGCTACCCCAGGTAGCCCAGTAG CATCTACAGAACAAAATCTATCCAATCAAAGTGATTTTCTTCAAGAGCCATTACAG GCTGCTTCTTCTCCAGTTACTTGTAGCTCAAATGCTTGCTTGGTTACTACCGATCAGGCTTCTTCGGGATCTGAAACAGAGTTTATGACCTCAGAGGCTCCTGAG GCAGCGGTTCCCCCAAGCAAGCAGCCGCCTTCTCTAGCTTCTCCAAATCCTCCCATGTCAAAGGGCTCTGAACAGGGCTTCCAGTCACCTCCAGCAAGTAGTAGTTCAGTAACCATTAACACAGCGCCCTTTCAAGCCATGCAGACA GTATTTAATGTTAACGCTCCTCTGCCTCCACGGAAAGAACAAGAAATCAAAGAACCCCCGTATTCATCTGGCTACAATCAGAGCTTTACTACAGCCAGTACACAGACACCACCCCAGTGCCAACTGCCAGCTATACACGTAGAGCAAACTGTCCTTTCTCAAGAGACTG CAAGTTATCCTGATGGAACTATTCAAGTAAGCAATGGTAGCCTTGCCTTTTACCCAGCACAGACGAATGTGTTACCCAGACCCTCTCAACCATTTGTCAGTAGCCGGGGATCTGTTAGAGGATGTTCTCGTGGTGGGAGATTACTAACCAATTCGTATCGGTCCCCTGGTGGTTATAAAG GTTTTGATACTTATAGAGGACCTCCTTCGATTTCCAACGGAAACTATAGCCAGCTGCAGTTCCAGGCTAGAGAGTATCCCGGAACACCGTATACCCAAAGG GATAATTTCCAGCAGTGTTACAAGCGAGGAGGGACATCTGGTGGTCCTCGGGCAAATTCAAGAG CAGGGTGGAGTGATTCTTCTCAGGTGAGCAGCCCCGAAAGAGACAACGAAACCTTTAACAGTGGTGACTCTGGACAAGGAGACTCCCGCAGCATGACGCCTGTGGACGTGCCGGCGACAAACCCCGCAGCCACCATACTGCCGGTGCACGTGTATCCGCTGCCTCAGCAGATGCGGGTGGCCTTCTCGGCGGCCAGAACCTCTAACCTCGCCCCTGGAACTTTAGACCAACCCATCGTGTTCGATCTTCTTCTGAACAACTTGGGAGAAACTTTTGACCTTCAGCTCGGTAGATTTAATTGCCCGGTGAATGGCACTTACGTTTTCATCTTTCACATGCTAAAGCTGGCCGTGAATGTGCCCCTGTACGTCAACCTCATGAAGAACGAAGAGGTCTTGGTATCTGCCTATGCCAACGATGGTGCTCCAGACCACGAAACTGCTAGCAATCACGCCATTCTCCAGCTCTTCCAGGGAGACCAGATATGGTTGCGTTTGCACAGGGGAGCGATTTACGGAAGTAGCTGGAAATACTCTACGTTTTCAGGCTATCTTCTTTACCAAGATTGA
- the CAPRIN2 gene encoding caprin-2 isoform X2, translating to MVQLSPSPFGYQSPSGRSEEGKEGTMKSARPQVNHSHHGESQRALSPLQPALSSATSPSQAYETYIDNGLICLKHKIRNIEKKKLKLEDYKDRLKNGEHLNPDQLEAVEKYEEVLHNLEFAKELQKTFSGLSQDLLKAQKKAQRREHMLKLEAEKKKLRTVLQVQYVLQNLTQEHVQKDFRGGLNGAVYLPLKELDYLIKFSKLTCPERNESLSVEDQMEQSSLYFWDLLEGSEKAVVGTTYKHMKDLLSKLLNSGYFESIPVPKNAKEKEVSLEEEMLIKSEKKKQLLKTESVKESESLMELAQPEIQPQEFLNRRYMTEVDYSSKQDEEQPWEADYARKPNLPKCWDMLTEPDGQEKKQESFKSWEASVKHPEVSKPAGSLEQRKQEIPKLRSALQEEQRKQDVSKAKPTPSQWKQEAPKPKAGYSQEESKKQETPKPWPVQLQKDQDPKKQTPKSWAPSVQSEQNVTKSWTTPVCEDQDARQPETPKSWENNAESQKHPLPPQSQISPKSWGVATASLIPNDQLLPGKFNTEPKDVPKPMHQPVGSSSALPKDPVLRKEKLQDLMTQIQGTCNFMQESILDFDKPSSAIPSSQPPSATPGSPVASTEQNLSNQSDFLQEPLQAASSPVTCSSNACLVTTDQASSGSETEFMTSEAPEAAVPPSKQPPSLASPNPPMSKGSEQGFQSPPASSSSVTINTAPFQAMQTVFNVNAPLPPRKEQEIKEPPYSSGYNQSFTTASTQTPPQCQLPAIHVEQTVLSQETAQTNVLPRPSQPFVSSRGSVRGCSRGGRLLTNSYRSPGGYKGFDTYRGPPSISNGNYSQLQFQAREYPGTPYTQRDNFQQCYKRGGTSGGPRANSRAGWSDSSQVSSPERDNETFNSGDSGQGDSRSMTPVDVPATNPAATILPVHVYPLPQQMRVAFSAARTSNLAPGTLDQPIVFDLLLNNLGETFDLQLGRFNCPVNGTYVFIFHMLKLAVNVPLYVNLMKNEEVLVSAYANDGAPDHETASNHAILQLFQGDQIWLRLHRGAIYGSSWKYSTFSGYLLYQD from the exons ATGGTGCAactctctccatctccttttgGTTACCAGTCACCTTCAGGCCgttcagaggagggaaaagaggggacTATGAAGTCGGCCAGGCCCCAGGTGAACCACAGCCACCATGGGGAAAGCCAGAGGGCCTTGAGCCCCTTGCAGCCTGCTCTCAGTTCCGCCACCTCTCCTTCCCAAGCATATGAGACGTACATTGATAATGGACTCATATGCCTTAAACACAAAATTAGAAACATCGAGAAAAagaag CTCAAACTGGAAGATTACAAGGATCGCCTGAAAAATGGAGAGCATCTGAATCCAGACCAGCTG GAAGCAGTTGAGAAATATGAAGAAGTGCTGCATAACTTAGAATTCGCCAAGGAGCTTCAGAAAACCTTTTCTGGACTGAGCCAAGAT CTACTTAAAGCGCAGAagaaggcccagagaagggagcaCATGCTGAAACTCGAGGCTGAGAAGAAAAAGCTTCGCACTGTGCTTCAAGTTCAGTACGTGTTACAGAACTTGACACAGGAGCACGTGCAGAAAGACTTCAGAGGGGGCTTGAATGGTGCAGTGTATTTGCCTTTAAAAGAACTTGACTACctcattaaattttcaaaactgacctgtcctgagagaaatgaaagtctGAG TGTTGAAGACCAGATGGAGCAGTCATCCTTGTACTTTTGGGACCTTTTGGAAGGTAGTGAGAAAGCAGTGGTAGGAACGACAT ACAAACACATGAAAGATCTGCTGTCTAAATTGCTGAACTCAGGCTATTTTGAAAGTATCCCAGTTCCAAAAAATGCTAAGGAAAAAGAGGTATCATTGGAGGAAGAAATGCTaataaaatcagagaagaaaaaacaactgTTGAAGACTGAATCTGTTAAAGAGTCAG AGTCCCTTATGGAACTTGCACAGCCAGAGATACAACCACAAGAG TTTCTTAACAGACGCTACATGACAGAAGTAGATTATTCAAGCAAACAAGATGAAGAGCAACCTTGGGAAGCAGATTATGCTAGAAAACCAAATCTCCCCAAATGCTGGGATATGCTTACTGAACCAGATGGTCAGGAGAAGAAGCAGGAATCCTTCAAGTCCTGGGAGGCTTCTGTTAAGCACCCTGAGGTATCAAAGCCTGCAGGCTCCTTAGAACAGAGGAAACAGGAGATCCCAAAACTCAGGTCCGCTCTGCAGGAAGAGCAGAGGAAGCAGGACGTCTCGAAAGCCAAGCCGACCCCTAGCCAGTGGAAGCAAGAAGCGCCTAAACCCAAGGCTGGATATAGTCAGGAGGAATCAAAGAAGCAGGAGACACCAAAGCCCTGGCCCGTTCAGCTGCAGAAAGATCAGGATCCAAAGAAGCAAACTCCGAAGTCTTGGGCGCCTTCTGTGCAGAGTGAACAGAATGTCACCAAGTCATGGACCACTCCCGTGTGTGAAGACCAGGATGCAAGACAGCCAGAGACTCCAAAATCCTGGGAAAACAATGCTGAGAGTCAGAAACACCCTTTACCACCACAGTCACAGATTTCTCCAAAGTCCTGGGGGGTAGCTACCGCAAGCCTCATACCAAATGACCAGCTGCTGCCTGGGAAGTTTAATACAGAACCCAAAGAT GTGCCTAAGCCCATGCATCAGCCTGTAGGttcttcctctgcccttcccaAGGATCCAGtactgaggaaagaaaaactgcaggatctgATGACCCAGATTCAAGGAACTTGTAACTTTATGCAA GAATCTATTCTGGATTTTGACAAACCTTCAAGTGCAATTCCATCGTCACAGCCGCCTTCAGCTACCCCAGGTAGCCCAGTAG CATCTACAGAACAAAATCTATCCAATCAAAGTGATTTTCTTCAAGAGCCATTACAG GCTGCTTCTTCTCCAGTTACTTGTAGCTCAAATGCTTGCTTGGTTACTACCGATCAGGCTTCTTCGGGATCTGAAACAGAGTTTATGACCTCAGAGGCTCCTGAG GCAGCGGTTCCCCCAAGCAAGCAGCCGCCTTCTCTAGCTTCTCCAAATCCTCCCATGTCAAAGGGCTCTGAACAGGGCTTCCAGTCACCTCCAGCAAGTAGTAGTTCAGTAACCATTAACACAGCGCCCTTTCAAGCCATGCAGACA GTATTTAATGTTAACGCTCCTCTGCCTCCACGGAAAGAACAAGAAATCAAAGAACCCCCGTATTCATCTGGCTACAATCAGAGCTTTACTACAGCCAGTACACAGACACCACCCCAGTGCCAACTGCCAGCTATACACGTAGAGCAAACTGTCCTTTCTCAAGAGACTG CACAGACGAATGTGTTACCCAGACCCTCTCAACCATTTGTCAGTAGCCGGGGATCTGTTAGAGGATGTTCTCGTGGTGGGAGATTACTAACCAATTCGTATCGGTCCCCTGGTGGTTATAAAG GTTTTGATACTTATAGAGGACCTCCTTCGATTTCCAACGGAAACTATAGCCAGCTGCAGTTCCAGGCTAGAGAGTATCCCGGAACACCGTATACCCAAAGG GATAATTTCCAGCAGTGTTACAAGCGAGGAGGGACATCTGGTGGTCCTCGGGCAAATTCAAGAG CAGGGTGGAGTGATTCTTCTCAGGTGAGCAGCCCCGAAAGAGACAACGAAACCTTTAACAGTGGTGACTCTGGACAAGGAGACTCCCGCAGCATGACGCCTGTGGACGTGCCGGCGACAAACCCCGCAGCCACCATACTGCCGGTGCACGTGTATCCGCTGCCTCAGCAGATGCGGGTGGCCTTCTCGGCGGCCAGAACCTCTAACCTCGCCCCTGGAACTTTAGACCAACCCATCGTGTTCGATCTTCTTCTGAACAACTTGGGAGAAACTTTTGACCTTCAGCTCGGTAGATTTAATTGCCCGGTGAATGGCACTTACGTTTTCATCTTTCACATGCTAAAGCTGGCCGTGAATGTGCCCCTGTACGTCAACCTCATGAAGAACGAAGAGGTCTTGGTATCTGCCTATGCCAACGATGGTGCTCCAGACCACGAAACTGCTAGCAATCACGCCATTCTCCAGCTCTTCCAGGGAGACCAGATATGGTTGCGTTTGCACAGGGGAGCGATTTACGGAAGTAGCTGGAAATACTCTACGTTTTCAGGCTATCTTCTTTACCAAGATTGA
- the CAPRIN2 gene encoding caprin-2 isoform X4 — translation MVQLSPSPFGYQSPSGRSEEGKEGTMKSARPQVNHSHHGESQRALSPLQPALSSATSPSQAYETYIDNGLICLKHKIRNIEKKKLKLEDYKDRLKNGEHLNPDQLEAVEKYEEVLHNLEFAKELQKTFSGLSQDLLKAQKKAQRREHMLKLEAEKKKLRTVLQVQYVLQNLTQEHVQKDFRGGLNGAVYLPLKELDYLIKFSKLTCPERNESLSVEDQMEQSSLYFWDLLEGSEKAVVGTTYKHMKDLLSKLLNSGYFESIPVPKNAKEKEVSLEEEMLIKSEKKKQLLKTESVKESESLMELAQPEIQPQEFLNRRYMTEVDYSSKQDEEQPWEADYARKPNLPKCWDMLTEPDGQEKKQESFKSWEASVKHPEVSKPAGSLEQRKQEIPKLRSALQEEQRKQDVSKAKPTPSQWKQEAPKPKAGYSQEESKKQETPKPWPVQLQKDQDPKKQTPKSWAPSVQSEQNVTKSWTTPVCEDQDARQPETPKSWENNAESQKHPLPPQSQISPKSWGVATASLIPNDQLLPGKFNTEPKDVPKPMHQPVGSSSALPKDPVLRKEKLQDLMTQIQGTCNFMQESILDFDKPSSAIPSSQPPSATPGSPVASTEQNLSNQSDFLQEPLQAASSPVTCSSNACLVTTDQASSGSETEFMTSEAPEAAVPPSKQPPSLASPNPPMSKGSEQGFQSPPASSSSVTINTAPFQAMQTVFNVNAPLPPRKEQEIKEPPYSSGYNQSFTTASTQTPPQCQLPAIHVEQTVLSQETGFDTYRGPPSISNGNYSQLQFQAREYPGTPYTQRDNFQQCYKRGGTSGGPRANSRAGWSDSSQVSSPERDNETFNSGDSGQGDSRSMTPVDVPATNPAATILPVHVYPLPQQMRVAFSAARTSNLAPGTLDQPIVFDLLLNNLGETFDLQLGRFNCPVNGTYVFIFHMLKLAVNVPLYVNLMKNEEVLVSAYANDGAPDHETASNHAILQLFQGDQIWLRLHRGAIYGSSWKYSTFSGYLLYQD, via the exons ATGGTGCAactctctccatctccttttgGTTACCAGTCACCTTCAGGCCgttcagaggagggaaaagaggggacTATGAAGTCGGCCAGGCCCCAGGTGAACCACAGCCACCATGGGGAAAGCCAGAGGGCCTTGAGCCCCTTGCAGCCTGCTCTCAGTTCCGCCACCTCTCCTTCCCAAGCATATGAGACGTACATTGATAATGGACTCATATGCCTTAAACACAAAATTAGAAACATCGAGAAAAagaag CTCAAACTGGAAGATTACAAGGATCGCCTGAAAAATGGAGAGCATCTGAATCCAGACCAGCTG GAAGCAGTTGAGAAATATGAAGAAGTGCTGCATAACTTAGAATTCGCCAAGGAGCTTCAGAAAACCTTTTCTGGACTGAGCCAAGAT CTACTTAAAGCGCAGAagaaggcccagagaagggagcaCATGCTGAAACTCGAGGCTGAGAAGAAAAAGCTTCGCACTGTGCTTCAAGTTCAGTACGTGTTACAGAACTTGACACAGGAGCACGTGCAGAAAGACTTCAGAGGGGGCTTGAATGGTGCAGTGTATTTGCCTTTAAAAGAACTTGACTACctcattaaattttcaaaactgacctgtcctgagagaaatgaaagtctGAG TGTTGAAGACCAGATGGAGCAGTCATCCTTGTACTTTTGGGACCTTTTGGAAGGTAGTGAGAAAGCAGTGGTAGGAACGACAT ACAAACACATGAAAGATCTGCTGTCTAAATTGCTGAACTCAGGCTATTTTGAAAGTATCCCAGTTCCAAAAAATGCTAAGGAAAAAGAGGTATCATTGGAGGAAGAAATGCTaataaaatcagagaagaaaaaacaactgTTGAAGACTGAATCTGTTAAAGAGTCAG AGTCCCTTATGGAACTTGCACAGCCAGAGATACAACCACAAGAG TTTCTTAACAGACGCTACATGACAGAAGTAGATTATTCAAGCAAACAAGATGAAGAGCAACCTTGGGAAGCAGATTATGCTAGAAAACCAAATCTCCCCAAATGCTGGGATATGCTTACTGAACCAGATGGTCAGGAGAAGAAGCAGGAATCCTTCAAGTCCTGGGAGGCTTCTGTTAAGCACCCTGAGGTATCAAAGCCTGCAGGCTCCTTAGAACAGAGGAAACAGGAGATCCCAAAACTCAGGTCCGCTCTGCAGGAAGAGCAGAGGAAGCAGGACGTCTCGAAAGCCAAGCCGACCCCTAGCCAGTGGAAGCAAGAAGCGCCTAAACCCAAGGCTGGATATAGTCAGGAGGAATCAAAGAAGCAGGAGACACCAAAGCCCTGGCCCGTTCAGCTGCAGAAAGATCAGGATCCAAAGAAGCAAACTCCGAAGTCTTGGGCGCCTTCTGTGCAGAGTGAACAGAATGTCACCAAGTCATGGACCACTCCCGTGTGTGAAGACCAGGATGCAAGACAGCCAGAGACTCCAAAATCCTGGGAAAACAATGCTGAGAGTCAGAAACACCCTTTACCACCACAGTCACAGATTTCTCCAAAGTCCTGGGGGGTAGCTACCGCAAGCCTCATACCAAATGACCAGCTGCTGCCTGGGAAGTTTAATACAGAACCCAAAGAT GTGCCTAAGCCCATGCATCAGCCTGTAGGttcttcctctgcccttcccaAGGATCCAGtactgaggaaagaaaaactgcaggatctgATGACCCAGATTCAAGGAACTTGTAACTTTATGCAA GAATCTATTCTGGATTTTGACAAACCTTCAAGTGCAATTCCATCGTCACAGCCGCCTTCAGCTACCCCAGGTAGCCCAGTAG CATCTACAGAACAAAATCTATCCAATCAAAGTGATTTTCTTCAAGAGCCATTACAG GCTGCTTCTTCTCCAGTTACTTGTAGCTCAAATGCTTGCTTGGTTACTACCGATCAGGCTTCTTCGGGATCTGAAACAGAGTTTATGACCTCAGAGGCTCCTGAG GCAGCGGTTCCCCCAAGCAAGCAGCCGCCTTCTCTAGCTTCTCCAAATCCTCCCATGTCAAAGGGCTCTGAACAGGGCTTCCAGTCACCTCCAGCAAGTAGTAGTTCAGTAACCATTAACACAGCGCCCTTTCAAGCCATGCAGACA GTATTTAATGTTAACGCTCCTCTGCCTCCACGGAAAGAACAAGAAATCAAAGAACCCCCGTATTCATCTGGCTACAATCAGAGCTTTACTACAGCCAGTACACAGACACCACCCCAGTGCCAACTGCCAGCTATACACGTAGAGCAAACTGTCCTTTCTCAAGAGACTG GTTTTGATACTTATAGAGGACCTCCTTCGATTTCCAACGGAAACTATAGCCAGCTGCAGTTCCAGGCTAGAGAGTATCCCGGAACACCGTATACCCAAAGG GATAATTTCCAGCAGTGTTACAAGCGAGGAGGGACATCTGGTGGTCCTCGGGCAAATTCAAGAG CAGGGTGGAGTGATTCTTCTCAGGTGAGCAGCCCCGAAAGAGACAACGAAACCTTTAACAGTGGTGACTCTGGACAAGGAGACTCCCGCAGCATGACGCCTGTGGACGTGCCGGCGACAAACCCCGCAGCCACCATACTGCCGGTGCACGTGTATCCGCTGCCTCAGCAGATGCGGGTGGCCTTCTCGGCGGCCAGAACCTCTAACCTCGCCCCTGGAACTTTAGACCAACCCATCGTGTTCGATCTTCTTCTGAACAACTTGGGAGAAACTTTTGACCTTCAGCTCGGTAGATTTAATTGCCCGGTGAATGGCACTTACGTTTTCATCTTTCACATGCTAAAGCTGGCCGTGAATGTGCCCCTGTACGTCAACCTCATGAAGAACGAAGAGGTCTTGGTATCTGCCTATGCCAACGATGGTGCTCCAGACCACGAAACTGCTAGCAATCACGCCATTCTCCAGCTCTTCCAGGGAGACCAGATATGGTTGCGTTTGCACAGGGGAGCGATTTACGGAAGTAGCTGGAAATACTCTACGTTTTCAGGCTATCTTCTTTACCAAGATTGA